A segment of the Sphingopyxis sp. OAS728 genome:
GGGGGCAATAGCGGCAGCGATGCTCCTCATGCTTCCGCCTCACATCGCCAGTGCGCGCGCGCCAGAAAGGGCGGCTCCCGCAGCGCAAACCGCTTTCGAGCGGCGCGCCGCGCAGCTCGTCGACCTGTTCGGCGGCAAAATCGCCTATTCCGATTATTTCGACCCGCACTTCCAGACGGCGGTGCCGGAACCACAATTCGATGCGTTCCGAGCCGGCCTGATCGCGCAATATGGCCAAGCTGTCGCGATTGATAAAATCACGGCCGCCGATGATCGTTCGGGAACCGTCCTGCTGCGTCTGGAAAGGGGCGTAGCAACCGTCCTGATCGACGTCGGCATCGCGGCCGACGCGCGCGTGACGGGGCTGCGGGTGACGGGGATCACGGTGCCCGGCGACAATTTCGACAAGGTCGCGGAAGAGATCGCGCAATTGCCGGGACAGAAGGGCTTTCTCGTCGCCGAGCTCGATGGCAGCATCATCCGCCCCCTCGCCTCGGCCAACGCCGACCGGCAGTTTGCAACGGGTTCGACCTTCAAACTTTATATTCTCGACGAACTCGCGGCGCAGGTGACGGCGGGCAAGCGCCGATGGTCCGATGTCGTCCCGCTGTCGCATGTCAGCTTTTCATCGGCGGCTACGGCAAACTGGCCTGAAAAAACCCCGGTAACGCTTCAGACGCTTGCCAACTGGATGATATCGGTCAGCGACAATGGCGCGGCGGATACGCTGATCCACCTTATCGGACGCGAAGCGATCGAGGCGCGGATGAGAAGCGCGGGACACGCCGCCCCGTCGCTCAACATCCCACTGCTGACGACGGTCGAGGCCTTCGCGCTCAAGGGCAATAATTTCAACGACCTGCGCCCGCTTTTTGTCAAAGGCAATGACGCCGTACAGCGCAAACTGCTCAAGGACAATCGGCACCGCCTCACCCTCGCCAATGTCGATGGGATCAGCTTCACCGCGGGCCCGCGTTTCATCGACAGTCTCGAATGGTTCGCAAGTCCGAACGATATCGCACGGCTGATGGTCGATCTGCGCGCGCGGCAATCGAAAACAATTCTTGAAGCGATGGCGATCAACAATGGCGTCGGTCCGGTCGCGGCGGCGGACTGGGCATATCTCGGCTACAAGGGCGGGTCCGAAAATGGCGTGCTGTCGATGAGCCTGCTCGGGCAGCGCAAGTCGGACGGCCGCTGGTTTGTGGTGACCGCGAGCTGGAACAATCCCGAGGCCAATGTCGCGGCCGAGCGGCTGGTCGCGCTGGTTACGCGTCTGCTCGCGCTCGCAGCGCATGACCGCCATGCAGCGCCAGCGTCAGGCACGCCGCCAGCAGCACGGCATCCTTGAACAGGAACTGCGCGGTCGAACCCATGAAAGGGAAACCATAGCCTTCCTCCCACAACGGCACGCCAAAGCTGAAGCTGAGCGTGATGAGGAAGGTGGTCATGCCCATCAGCCCGCCGATCAGCCCCGCACGGTGCGACCATGCCCCTAGCGCGATCAACGCACCGGTCGCCAGCTCTATTGTCCCGATGACATTGCTGGTGCCTTGCACGCCAATCAGCGGATACATCCACGAAAACAGCGGGTAATGCATCGCAATCTTCGCCACGCCTTCGGCTTCATAGGTCGCAAATTTGGCCACCCCGAAAAATGCGAAGATGAACAGCATCGACCAGCGAAGCGCGCAGATTGCAAAGGCCTGAGACGGCAGTTTGTCCAGAATTTTGAGCATGAATACCCCCGATGATGGTTTCGGGGTTATTCGGGCGCAGCCGCGGCCCGGTTACATCAGGCGGCGGTTAGCGCCGCAACCAGCGCCTTGACCTTCGCCTGCCGCCATTGCGGGGTCGGCGCGACGAGCCAGTAACCGCGCTTCACGGCGACGCTGCCACCGACCTGCCGGACGCGGCCCGCCGCGATATCGGCCTCGGCGAGCATCGCCGGCACATTCGCATGTCCCAGACCGTTCGCCGCGGCGTCGATCGCCAGCCCGGCATCGCCCAGCCGCAGGGCCGGTTCGCCATCGCCCGCCGGGCAACCCGGCCACGCGATGCGCGTATCGCTGTTGCTGCCGGGCCCCGCGACGGTCACCATCAACGCGTCGGCCAGCGCAACGCCTTCATGTTCGCCCGCGCCGTCGGTCCAGAAAATCGCCAGATCGAGGTTTGCTTCGGTGAAATCGATCCCGCCGTCAGCCGACACCAGCGTGAAGCGCACATCGGGCGCCTGCTGGCTATAGCGCGCGAGGCGCGGCGCAAGCCATTTCGCGGTCAAGTCGCGCGGCGCCGCGATCGTCAGGGACTGCGACGATTGCCCGGCCTGCATCGCGCGCACCGATTCCTCAAACTGCAAAAAGCCCTGACGCAGCGCGTCGAGGCCGGCATCGGCCTCGCCCGTCAGTTCGAGACCCTTGGGCGTGCGGCGGAACAGCACGACGCCCAGCATATCCTCGAGCGCGCGGATTTGTTGTCCCACCGCCGCAGGCGTCACCGCCAGTTCGTCGGCGGCGCGCGTGAAGCTCAAATGCCGGGCAGCGGCGTCAAACACGCGCAGGGCGTTCAGCGGCAGGTGCGTGCGCTTCATGACGCGGTCGCAGGCGCCACGAGCGGGAAATGCGGGATCGCGACGAGCAACTGCGATCCGTCGCCCAGTTCCATCGCATAGCTTCCGACCATCGATCCCTCGGGGGTCGGCAGCGGGCAACCCGAAACATAGTCGTAGGCGCCGCCGGGCACGATCAACGGCTGCTCGCCGACGACGCCCTCGCCCTCGACTTCGCTGACCTGGCCGCGCCCGTCGCTGATCCGCCAATGGCGGCTGATCAGCTGCACCGCTTCCTCGCCATGATTTTCGACGCGGACATGATAGGCCCAGAACCAGCGGCCGAGCGCAGGGTGCGACTGTTCGGGCAGATAGCTGACCGCCACGCGCACGGTGATTGCTCCGGTGGTCGCCGCAAAGGGAAAGAAGGAGTCGATCATCGTGCTCATGGGGCCAGCGTCGCTCAAAGCCCGACCTTGGTCAATGCCTGGTCCAGATCGGCGATGATATCGCGCGGATCCTCGAGCCCGATATTGATGCGCAGCATGCCCTCGACGACGCCCATATCGGCGCGCGCCTCGGCGCTGACGCCATAGTGGGTGGTCGAGGCCGGATGACAGCAGAGGCTGCGCGAGTCGCCGATATTGTTCGAAATATCGACGAGTTCGAGGGCATTGAGCAGACCCATCGCCTGTTCGCGGCCGCCGTCGAGTATGAAGGAAAAGATCGGCCCGCACGCCTCCATCTGGCTCATCGCCAGATTGTGCTGCGGGTGGCTTGCGAGGCCCGGGTGCAAGATGCGCGGCACGCGGCTTTCGACGAACTTGCCGACCGCGAGCGCGTTTTCGGACTGGCGGCGCGCGCGCAGATCGAGCGTCTCGAGGCCCTTGAGCACGACCCATGCGTTGAAGGGCGAGAGATTCGGCCCGGTGTTGCGCTGGAACGGCAGCAGCACATCGTTGATGAACTTCTCGGTCCCGCACACGGCACCGGCGAGGACGCGCCCCTGCCCGTCCATCAGCTTGGTTGCCGAATAGGCGACGACATCGGCGCCGAAATCCATCGGGCGCTGCAGCACCGCGGTCGCAAAGGCATTGTCGACCACCGACGTGATGCCGTGCGCTTTCGCCAGCGCGCAGACATGCTTCACATCGACGATATCCATCGTCGGGTTCGCGGGCGTTTCGAAGAAGAAGACCTTGGTGTTCGGCTTGATCGCCTTTTCCCACGCATCATTGTCGCGGCCGTCGACGACCGTCGTTTCGATCCCGAAACGCGGACACAGATGATCGACGAGCCAGCGGCACGAACCGAACGCGGCTTTCGCCGCGACGATATGGTCGCCCGCCGACAATTGGCACAGCAAAGCCGTCGTCATTGCCGCCATGCCGGTCGCCTGCGCGCGGCAGGCCTCGGCGCCCTCCATCAGCGCGATGCGCTCCTCGAGCATCGCCACCGTCGGGTTCTGCAGGCGCGAATAGGTCATGCCCTGCTCTTCGCCCGCAAAGCGCGCCGCCACTTCCTCGGCACTGTCATAGGTATAGCCCGAGGACAGGAAGAGTGCCTCCGACGTCTCGCCATGTTCGCTGCGCCAGGTGCCACCGCGCACCGCCTGCGTTGCCGGATGCCAGTTGCGTGTCTTGTTCCGGTCGAGGCCCGTCGTCTTCTTCATTCTTTTATCCGTTCAAAGCTGCAACGACCACATCGCCCAATGCCGTCGTTCCCATATTGCCCCCCAGATCCGCACCGCGGCACCCGTCCGCGAGCACTTTCGCGACCGCCGCCTCGATCCGCGCAGCACTCGCCTCGTCGCCACCCGAATGGCGAAGCAGCATCGCGAGCGACAGGATCATCGCGAGCGGGTTGGCGACACCCTTGCCCGCGATATCGGGGGCGCTGCCGTGGATCGGTTCGTAAAGCCCCTGCTTGCCTTCGCTCAGCGACGCCGAAGCGAGCAGCCCGATCGAGCCGACGCACATCGACGCCTGGTCCGACAGGATATCGCCGAAGAGGTTGCCGGTGACGACGACGTCGAATTGCCCCGGGTTGCGCACGAGCTGCATCGCGGCATTGTCGACATACATGTGGCTGAGCGCCACGTCGGGATATTCGGCAGCGACTTCGATCACCACATCGCGCCAGAGCTGCGAAGTTTCGAGCACATTCGCCTTATCGACCGAGCAAAGGCGCTTCTGGCGACCTTGCGCCGCACGGAAGGCGACCTGCGCGATGCGCCGCACTTCGCTCTCGCTGTACGACATGATGTCATAGCCTTCGCGCTCGCCGCTGGCCGTCGTGCGCGTCCCCTTTTCGCCGAAATAGACGTCGCCGTTGAGTTCGCGGACGATCAGCAGGTCAATCGCGGCGGCGACCTCGGGTCGCAGCGCGGAGCTGTCTTCAAGCCCGGTGAACAGCTTGGCGGGCCGCAGATTGGCGAACAGGCCGAGTTCGGAGCGCAGGCCGAGGATTGCCTGTTCGGGCCGCAGATGGCGTTCGACATTGTCGAAGCGCGGATCGCCGACCGCGCCGAACAGGATCGCATCGGCGGCTTTCGCCTTCGCCAGCGTCTCGGGCGGCAGCGGATGACCGGTCGCCTCATAGGCCGCCCCACCGACAAGCGCGCGATCGAGCGTCACGGGCAGATCGAGCGCAGCGAGCACTTTCTCGGCCTCCGCCATGATCTCCGGACCGATACCGTCGCCAGCCAGCAGCAGAATTTGCACTATGTCGCCCTTTCGTGTCTCGCCAGCCGCTTAGACAGCGGCGGCGCGTCACGCAACCGCCCTGCCCAGCCGATCGACCAATCTTTCCCTTACGGTCAGCAAGTCGCGGTTGCGCCCGTCGAGGACGTCGCGGTCGAGGAAGTGGCCGGTGATGACGAGACCGTCGAGGACGTCTCCCATCGGCGGGCTGGCGTCCTGTCCGAGCAAAAACGGCGGCAGGCGGAACAGACGCTCCTCATAACCCGACGCAGCGCCCACGCTCACCGCACCGCCCGACTTGGGGCTGACGAACGACAGATCAGCAGACGTGCCGGTGACGACACATTCTTCAAGGTTCAGGCCGAAACCCAATTCGGCAAGTAGCAGCAGCTCGTAGCGCGCCAGCGCGGCCGCCCATTGCCGCGCGGACGATGCGACGCCGACTGCGTCGAGCACCGCCGAAAGTGCCGAATAAAGCGCGGGATAAGGTTGGCTTTCGGGCAAGGTCGATGCGGTTAGGCTGGTCACCCAGTCGATCGCCGACGCCGCAAGCGGCTCGCCAAGCAACGGCGCACGGCTTTCCAGCAACTCGGCGGTCGCCCCCGCCAATTGCTCGTCGGTTCGCGCCCGCAGTTCGAGCGCGATCAGGTTGCCGGGGATCAGGATCGGCCGCAGACGCGTTGAACGTCCGCCGCGCACATAGCCCGCGATCAACCCAGCTTCCTGCGTCAACGCCCGTACAATCGCTCCATGCTCGCCATGCGCGCGGACCGCGCAGACGATCGCGTCGGCGGTCAGGCTGGTCAAAGCACCATCTGCGTCTGCGTCACCAACGCCACTTCGGCGCCACCCTCGGTCCGTATGCGCGTCTGCCACACCGAAAGCCGCCTGCCGATCTTCACCGGGGTCGCCTCGCCGACGAGCACAGACCCAACCGGCCCCGCGCCGAGAAAATTGGTCTTGCTCTCGATCGTCGTCGTGCCGTTCGCGCCGTCGGGCAGCGTCAGGAATGCGCCTACGGCGCCAAGGCAATCGGCAAAGGCCATGATCGCCCCGCCATGGACGATCCCGCCCGCGGTACAGATTTCGGCACGCACGGGCAACTTGCCCGCGACACGCTCCTTGCTGCCTTCGTGGATCGTAACGCCGAGCGTTCCCGCGAGCGGCATGGCTGCTGCAAAATCCATAAAACTCCCCTCACCGTCCCGAATGATAGAAATCATGCACCGCCTGCGCGACCGCAGCGCTGACGCCCGGCGCCTTCTGCAGATCTTCGAGGCTCGCACCACGCACCGCGCGCGCGGTGCCGAAATGCATCAACAGCGCCTTCTTACGCGACGGGCCGATGCCCGGCACCTCGTCGAGCGGCGACGACCCCATTGCCTTGGCGCGTTTCTGCCGATGCGCACCGATCGCGAAACGGTGCGCCTCGTCGCGCAGCCGCTGGATATAGAAGAGCACTGCATTGTTCGGCGGCAACGTGAATTCGCGTCCGTCGGGGTGATAGAAAGTTTCGCGCCCGGCATTGCGGTCGGGGCCCTTGGCGACGCCGATGAAGGTCAGGTCGTCGATCCCCAGCTCGGCGAACACCGCCGCGACCGCCGACACCTGTCCTTTGCCGCCGTCGATCAGGACGAGGTCGGGCCATTCGCCCTTCGTCCGTTCGGGATCTTCCTCGATCGCCCGCGCGAAACGGCGCTCGAACACCTCGCGCATCATCGCGAAATCGTCGCCCGGCTGCGTCTCGGCGCGCTTGATGTTGAACTTTCGATAGGCGCCCTTGATCCACCCTTCGGGACCAGCGACGACCATCGCGCCAAGCGCATTGGTGCCCTGTATGTGGCTGTTGTCATAAATCTCGATGCGCTGCGGCGGGTTTTCGAGGTCGAACAGTTCAGCAAGTTCGCGGCCCAGCTTCGCCTGGCTGCTGCCCTCGGCAAGCCGTCGGTCGAGTTCTTCGCCCGCGTTGCGCACCGCCTGTTCGAGCAGGCGGCGACGGTTCCCCCGCTGCGGCACGCTGATCTCGATCTTGCGGCTCCCGCTTTCGCCCAGCGCCTCGGCGAGCAACGCGCTTTCTTCAGGCTCGCGGTCGACGAGGATCAGCTTCGGCGGCGGCACGCCTTCGTAGAATTGCATCAAGAAGCTCGCCATCACCTCGCTCTCGGGCACCCCCGATACATGCGCCGGGAAGAAGCTGCGATGCCCCCAATTCTGCCCGCCGCGGATGAAGAAGCCCGCGATGCAGAGCTGCCCGCCCTTCGCGGCAAGCGCGAAGACATCGGCGTCGCCGAGCCCGTCGGCGTGCACCGACTGGCTGCCCTGAATGAAGGTCAGCGATTTCAGCCGGTCGCGGATCACCGCCGCCTGCTCATAATCCATCGCCTCGGCCGCCTTGGTCATCGCGGCGCCAAGTCGTTTCTGGACGGCGGTCGAACGCCCTTCGAGAAAGTCCTGCGCGTCGCTCACCAGCCCAGCATAATCCTCCTTCGAGATGCGATCGACGCACGGCGCGCTGCACCGCTTGATCTGGTAGAGCAGGCACGGCCGCGACCTGTTCGCAAAAAAACTGTCGGTGCAACTTCGCAGCAGGAAGGTTTTCTGCAGCGCGTTGAGCGTCTGGCCCACTGATCCGGCACTCGCGAAGGGGCCATAATAGCGCCCCTTCGCACGCCGTGCACCGCGATGCTTCTGTACCCGCGGAAAATCATGATCGGTGCGCAACAGGATGAAGGGGAAGCTTTTATCGTCGCGCAACAGCACATTATACGGTGGCCGATAGCGCTTGATGAGCTGCGCCTCGAGTAGCAGTGCCTCGGCCTCGCTCGTCGTCGTGACGATCTCCATCGCGCGCGTCTGCGACACCATGCGCTGCAGCCGCTGTGGCAGCCGCGCGACCTGCGTGTAGTTCGTCACCCGGTTCTTGAGCGCGCGCGCCTTGCCGACATAGAGCACGTCGCCGCGCGCATCGAGCATCCGGTACACCCCGGGTCGCGTCGGCAATTTGCGCACGACGCTGCGGATCGCCTCGGCACCGCGTTCCAGATCGGGCTTGTCATCCTCGTCGCCGCTGCCGCGGATCACATAGGTCGCTTTTTCTTCGTTGAATCGGTCGGGAGCGTTCGGACGGGCCATGATTTTCCATGTAGGCGATGGCGATGCGACCCGCCATAGTGCGCAAGGTAAAAGCTCATGGGAGGGGTCGCATGGATTTACGGGATAAACTCGCGCTGGTTACCGGCGGCGGCGACGGGATCGGGCGCGAGATTGCGCTGCAGCTGCAGGCGGCGGGGGCGAATGTGATCGTCACCGGGCGGTCGGCGGAGAAGTTGCAGGCGATGGCTGGGCTCGGTTTCGGCACGATCGCAGGCGACCTGTCTACCGGCGCTGGTGTCGATGCGGTCGTCAACGGCGTCGCGGGGAAGCCGCTCGCGCTTCTGGTAAACAATGCCGGGGTCGGTGCGATGGACTATGCTGTCGACGACGCCACCACGCTCGCCATCGCGGAAACGTGTCTGCATACCAATCTCGACGCACCGATCGCACTCTGTACGCGATTGCTGCCAACACTCAAGGCGCAGGGCGAGGCGGCGATCGTCAACGTCACATCGGGCCTCGCCATCGCGCCGTGCGGCAGCGGCGCGGTCTATTGTGCCACGAAGGCGGGGCTTCGC
Coding sequences within it:
- a CDS encoding serine hydrolase, with translation MLLMLPPHIASARAPERAAPAAQTAFERRAAQLVDLFGGKIAYSDYFDPHFQTAVPEPQFDAFRAGLIAQYGQAVAIDKITAADDRSGTVLLRLERGVATVLIDVGIAADARVTGLRVTGITVPGDNFDKVAEEIAQLPGQKGFLVAELDGSIIRPLASANADRQFATGSTFKLYILDELAAQVTAGKRRWSDVVPLSHVSFSSAATANWPEKTPVTLQTLANWMISVSDNGAADTLIHLIGREAIEARMRSAGHAAPSLNIPLLTTVEAFALKGNNFNDLRPLFVKGNDAVQRKLLKDNRHRLTLANVDGISFTAGPRFIDSLEWFASPNDIARLMVDLRARQSKTILEAMAINNGVGPVAAADWAYLGYKGGSENGVLSMSLLGQRKSDGRWFVVTASWNNPEANVAAERLVALVTRLLALAAHDRHAAPASGTPPAARHP
- a CDS encoding DUF417 family protein, with the protein product MLKILDKLPSQAFAICALRWSMLFIFAFFGVAKFATYEAEGVAKIAMHYPLFSWMYPLIGVQGTSNVIGTIELATGALIALGAWSHRAGLIGGLMGMTTFLITLSFSFGVPLWEEGYGFPFMGSTAQFLFKDAVLLAACLTLALHGGHALRARADA
- a CDS encoding LysR family transcriptional regulator; protein product: MKRTHLPLNALRVFDAAARHLSFTRAADELAVTPAAVGQQIRALEDMLGVVLFRRTPKGLELTGEADAGLDALRQGFLQFEESVRAMQAGQSSQSLTIAAPRDLTAKWLAPRLARYSQQAPDVRFTLVSADGGIDFTEANLDLAIFWTDGAGEHEGVALADALMVTVAGPGSNSDTRIAWPGCPAGDGEPALRLGDAGLAIDAAANGLGHANVPAMLAEADIAAGRVRQVGGSVAVKRGYWLVAPTPQWRQAKVKALVAALTAA
- the apaG gene encoding Co2+/Mg2+ efflux protein ApaG; translation: MIDSFFPFAATTGAITVRVAVSYLPEQSHPALGRWFWAYHVRVENHGEEAVQLISRHWRISDGRGQVSEVEGEGVVGEQPLIVPGGAYDYVSGCPLPTPEGSMVGSYAMELGDGSQLLVAIPHFPLVAPATAS
- a CDS encoding trans-sulfuration enzyme family protein; its protein translation is MKKTTGLDRNKTRNWHPATQAVRGGTWRSEHGETSEALFLSSGYTYDSAEEVAARFAGEEQGMTYSRLQNPTVAMLEERIALMEGAEACRAQATGMAAMTTALLCQLSAGDHIVAAKAAFGSCRWLVDHLCPRFGIETTVVDGRDNDAWEKAIKPNTKVFFFETPANPTMDIVDVKHVCALAKAHGITSVVDNAFATAVLQRPMDFGADVVAYSATKLMDGQGRVLAGAVCGTEKFINDVLLPFQRNTGPNLSPFNAWVVLKGLETLDLRARRQSENALAVGKFVESRVPRILHPGLASHPQHNLAMSQMEACGPIFSFILDGGREQAMGLLNALELVDISNNIGDSRSLCCHPASTTHYGVSAEARADMGVVEGMLRINIGLEDPRDIIADLDQALTKVGL
- the leuB gene encoding 3-isopropylmalate dehydrogenase is translated as MQILLLAGDGIGPEIMAEAEKVLAALDLPVTLDRALVGGAAYEATGHPLPPETLAKAKAADAILFGAVGDPRFDNVERHLRPEQAILGLRSELGLFANLRPAKLFTGLEDSSALRPEVAAAIDLLIVRELNGDVYFGEKGTRTTASGEREGYDIMSYSESEVRRIAQVAFRAAQGRQKRLCSVDKANVLETSQLWRDVVIEVAAEYPDVALSHMYVDNAAMQLVRNPGQFDVVVTGNLFGDILSDQASMCVGSIGLLASASLSEGKQGLYEPIHGSAPDIAGKGVANPLAMILSLAMLLRHSGGDEASAARIEAAVAKVLADGCRGADLGGNMGTTALGDVVVAALNG
- the recO gene encoding DNA repair protein RecO — protein: MTSLTADAIVCAVRAHGEHGAIVRALTQEAGLIAGYVRGGRSTRLRPILIPGNLIALELRARTDEQLAGATAELLESRAPLLGEPLAASAIDWVTSLTASTLPESQPYPALYSALSAVLDAVGVASSARQWAAALARYELLLLAELGFGLNLEECVVTGTSADLSFVSPKSGGAVSVGAASGYEERLFRLPPFLLGQDASPPMGDVLDGLVITGHFLDRDVLDGRNRDLLTVRERLVDRLGRAVA
- a CDS encoding PaaI family thioesterase, with the protein product MDFAAAMPLAGTLGVTIHEGSKERVAGKLPVRAEICTAGGIVHGGAIMAFADCLGAVGAFLTLPDGANGTTTIESKTNFLGAGPVGSVLVGEATPVKIGRRLSVWQTRIRTEGGAEVALVTQTQMVL
- the uvrC gene encoding excinuclease ABC subunit UvrC gives rise to the protein MARPNAPDRFNEEKATYVIRGSGDEDDKPDLERGAEAIRSVVRKLPTRPGVYRMLDARGDVLYVGKARALKNRVTNYTQVARLPQRLQRMVSQTRAMEIVTTTSEAEALLLEAQLIKRYRPPYNVLLRDDKSFPFILLRTDHDFPRVQKHRGARRAKGRYYGPFASAGSVGQTLNALQKTFLLRSCTDSFFANRSRPCLLYQIKRCSAPCVDRISKEDYAGLVSDAQDFLEGRSTAVQKRLGAAMTKAAEAMDYEQAAVIRDRLKSLTFIQGSQSVHADGLGDADVFALAAKGGQLCIAGFFIRGGQNWGHRSFFPAHVSGVPESEVMASFLMQFYEGVPPPKLILVDREPEESALLAEALGESGSRKIEISVPQRGNRRRLLEQAVRNAGEELDRRLAEGSSQAKLGRELAELFDLENPPQRIEIYDNSHIQGTNALGAMVVAGPEGWIKGAYRKFNIKRAETQPGDDFAMMREVFERRFARAIEEDPERTKGEWPDLVLIDGGKGQVSAVAAVFAELGIDDLTFIGVAKGPDRNAGRETFYHPDGREFTLPPNNAVLFYIQRLRDEAHRFAIGAHRQKRAKAMGSSPLDEVPGIGPSRKKALLMHFGTARAVRGASLEDLQKAPGVSAAVAQAVHDFYHSGR
- a CDS encoding SDR family oxidoreductase, translating into MDLRDKLALVTGGGDGIGREIALQLQAAGANVIVTGRSAEKLQAMAGLGFGTIAGDLSTGAGVDAVVNGVAGKPLALLVNNAGVGAMDYAVDDATTLAIAETCLHTNLDAPIALCTRLLPTLKAQGEAAIVNVTSGLAIAPCGSGAVYCATKAGLRAYTQALRYVLKDSNVRIIEALPPVVATNMTARRDGKKMTAHDCAAEIVRGIRAGKTEINVGMVKILQLVHSISPALARQIMIKF